From Streptomyces durmitorensis, a single genomic window includes:
- a CDS encoding acetoacetate decarboxylase family protein: MTGVQGFFPPRTATGRSSLIPAPPWHYSGDLLTVEYRTDPARVRELLPAPLDLAADDPGAVALIWADWQSCSGGKAELLDPVRAQYKECFAVVRCGHRGRTYSRCVYIWVDKDFAIARGIHQGYPKKLGSIHMTRPHPYGPAPRIAQGAAFGATLAAADRRIAQAVVTLREPSETNGFVNAHPMAHHRQLPSIEGKGLALDELVASGAASFEGGQAWSGEADLDLFDAPTEELAALTIEEPIGAYYRQVGVTWNGGTLLETGL, translated from the coding sequence ATGACCGGAGTTCAAGGATTCTTCCCGCCCAGGACCGCGACGGGCCGCTCCTCCCTCATCCCGGCCCCGCCCTGGCACTACTCGGGCGACCTGCTCACCGTCGAGTACCGCACCGACCCCGCCCGCGTCCGCGAACTCCTCCCCGCCCCGCTCGACCTGGCGGCGGACGACCCCGGCGCCGTCGCCCTCATCTGGGCCGACTGGCAGTCCTGCTCGGGCGGCAAGGCCGAGCTGCTCGATCCTGTCCGGGCCCAGTACAAGGAGTGCTTCGCCGTCGTGCGCTGCGGTCACCGTGGCCGTACCTACTCGCGCTGCGTCTACATCTGGGTCGACAAGGACTTCGCCATCGCCCGCGGCATCCACCAGGGCTATCCGAAGAAGCTCGGGTCCATCCACATGACCCGGCCGCACCCCTACGGCCCCGCGCCCCGCATCGCGCAGGGCGCCGCCTTCGGGGCCACGCTCGCCGCCGCCGACCGCCGCATCGCCCAGGCCGTGGTGACCCTGCGCGAACCCTCCGAGACGAACGGCTTCGTCAACGCCCATCCCATGGCCCATCATCGTCAACTCCCCTCCATCGAGGGCAAGGGCCTGGCTCTCGACGAGCTCGTCGCGTCCGGTGCCGCCTCCTTCGAGGGGGGCCAGGCCTGGTCGGGCGAGGCCGACCTCGACCTCTTCGACGCGCCCACGGAAGAGCTGGCCGCGCTGACGATCGAGGAGCCGATCGGCGCGTACTACCGCCAGGTGGGCGTGACGTGGAATGGTGGGACCCTTCTGGAGACGGGCCTGTAG
- a CDS encoding MFS transporter: MNLTNSTANVLKPTSATSATSATADTADTGAGSGPPVPAALTPLGLVTILLGAALPMIDFFIVNVALPSIEHDLRASPATLEMVVAGYAVAYAVLLVLGGRLGDTYGRRRLFLWGVAAFGVTSLACGLAPGAWWLVAARVAQGAASALMLPQVLATIHATTRGERRTKAVALYGSVGGISIVLGQVLGGVLVSADLAGTGWRAVFLVNAPVAVAALLCAVRSVPDSRAEQPGRSDIGGALLLAASLIALLLPLTEGRAAGWPLWSVLLLVASPFLAWAFARVELRAERTGGSPLLPPSLLREPGVRRGLTIGLPIFTGFAGWMFVSAVTLQQWLGFSPLKSGLTLIPMGVAQFAASMLAPRLVTWLGSRALTVCALVHAVGLAILALTVLWTPWSALSPLVLAPGLALCGLGQGVQLALYYRIVLAAVPAAKAGAGSGLAATVQQSCLAMGVATLGSLFLAMVPGLGMRNAFAIALAVQLAGLVGLGLLSLRLPRRLG, from the coding sequence GTGAACCTCACAAACTCCACGGCCAACGTCCTCAAGCCCACATCAGCCACATCAGCCACATCGGCCACGGCAGACACGGCGGACACCGGGGCCGGGTCCGGCCCCCCGGTCCCTGCCGCCCTGACCCCGCTCGGCCTCGTCACCATCCTGCTCGGCGCCGCGCTCCCGATGATCGACTTCTTCATCGTCAACGTCGCCCTGCCCAGCATCGAACACGACCTGCGCGCCTCCCCCGCGACCCTGGAGATGGTCGTCGCGGGCTACGCCGTCGCGTACGCCGTGCTGCTCGTGCTCGGCGGACGGCTCGGCGACACGTACGGGCGCCGCAGGCTCTTCCTCTGGGGCGTCGCCGCCTTCGGCGTGACCTCGCTGGCCTGCGGGCTCGCGCCCGGCGCCTGGTGGCTGGTGGCCGCGCGCGTCGCCCAGGGCGCGGCATCGGCGCTGATGCTGCCGCAGGTGCTCGCCACCATCCACGCGACGACGCGGGGCGAGCGGCGGACGAAGGCGGTCGCCCTCTACGGCTCGGTGGGCGGCATCTCCATCGTCCTCGGCCAGGTGCTCGGCGGGGTCCTCGTCTCCGCCGACCTCGCGGGCACCGGCTGGCGCGCGGTGTTCCTGGTGAACGCGCCCGTCGCCGTCGCCGCCCTGCTCTGCGCGGTGCGCTCCGTGCCGGACAGCCGCGCCGAGCAGCCGGGCCGCAGCGACATCGGCGGCGCGCTCCTGCTCGCCGCGTCCCTCATCGCGCTGCTGCTGCCCCTGACCGAGGGACGGGCGGCGGGCTGGCCCCTGTGGTCGGTGCTGCTCCTGGTCGCCTCACCGTTCCTGGCCTGGGCGTTCGCCCGCGTCGAGCTGCGCGCCGAACGCACCGGCGGCAGCCCGCTGCTGCCTCCGTCGCTGCTGCGCGAACCCGGCGTACGCAGGGGGCTGACCATCGGCCTGCCCATCTTCACCGGCTTCGCGGGCTGGATGTTCGTCAGTGCGGTGACGCTCCAGCAGTGGCTGGGATTCAGCCCCTTGAAGTCCGGGCTGACCCTGATCCCCATGGGCGTCGCGCAGTTCGCGGCGTCGATGCTCGCCCCGCGCCTGGTGACGTGGCTCGGCAGCCGCGCGCTGACGGTCTGCGCCCTGGTGCACGCCGTCGGCCTGGCGATCCTCGCGCTCACGGTGCTGTGGACGCCGTGGTCGGCGCTGAGCCCGCTCGTCCTGGCTCCCGGCCTCGCCCTGTGCGGGCTCGGCCAGGGTGTGCAGCTCGCCCTCTACTACCGCATCGTGCTCGCCGCGGTGCCGGCCGCGAAGGCGGGCGCGGGCAGCGGTCTCGCGGCGACGGTCCAGCAGTCCTGCCTTGCCATGGGCGTCGCCACGCTCGGCTCGCTCTTCCTGGCCATGGTGCCGGGCCTGGGCATGCGGAACGCGTTCGCGATCGCCCTCGCGGTGCAACTGGCCGGGCTCGTCGGCCTCGGGCTGCTGAGCCTGCGGCTGCCGCGCAGGCTCGGCTGA
- a CDS encoding MFS transporter, with translation MPQQELTHRRRMLVLAICCMSLLIVSLDNTVLNVALPTMAREFDTSISGMQWTIDAYTLVLAALLMLAGSTADRVGRRKIFKVGLVIFTVASVACSLAPDLESLVAFRMLQAVGGSMLNPVAMSIITNTFTEPAERARAIGVWGGVVGISMAAGPLIGGLLVDTVGWRSIFWINLPVGLAALLLTIRYVPESRAPKPRRADPVGQLLVMVLLGALTYAIIEAPTAGWTSPLIITFAAAALLTLLGLLAYEPRRTDPLIDLRFFGSAPFSGATVIAISAFAALGGFLFLSTLYLQNVRGLNALHAGVWMLPMAAMTLICAPLSGRLVGSRGPRLPLLVAGVTMTASGVLFAAFDAETTNATLLLGYVLFGLGFGFVNAPITNTAVSGMPRSQAGVAAAVASTSRQIGQTLGVAVIGAVLASGVGSSSYAAVFTEASRPAWWIIAGCGLAVLLLGALTSGHWARETARRTAERLEAMPQGPRADTARPDRRSARP, from the coding sequence ATGCCCCAGCAAGAGCTGACGCACCGCCGACGCATGCTCGTCCTCGCGATCTGCTGCATGAGCCTGCTCATCGTCAGCCTCGACAACACCGTCCTGAACGTCGCCCTGCCCACCATGGCGCGGGAGTTCGACACCAGCATCTCGGGCATGCAGTGGACGATCGACGCCTACACCCTCGTCCTCGCCGCGCTCCTCATGCTCGCGGGGTCCACGGCGGACCGCGTGGGGCGCCGGAAGATCTTCAAGGTGGGCCTGGTGATCTTCACGGTCGCCTCGGTGGCCTGTTCCCTCGCGCCCGATCTGGAATCCCTCGTGGCCTTCCGGATGCTCCAGGCGGTCGGTGGCTCCATGCTCAACCCGGTCGCGATGTCGATCATCACCAACACCTTCACCGAGCCCGCCGAACGCGCCCGCGCCATCGGTGTCTGGGGCGGGGTGGTCGGCATCTCCATGGCGGCGGGCCCCTTGATCGGGGGCCTCCTGGTGGACACCGTCGGCTGGCGCTCCATCTTCTGGATCAACCTGCCGGTGGGCCTCGCGGCGCTGCTCCTCACCATCCGGTACGTCCCCGAGTCCCGCGCCCCCAAGCCGCGCCGCGCCGACCCCGTGGGCCAGCTCCTGGTCATGGTGCTGCTCGGCGCCCTGACGTACGCGATCATCGAGGCCCCGACGGCGGGCTGGACGTCCCCGCTGATCATCACGTTCGCGGCGGCGGCGCTCCTGACCCTGCTCGGCCTCCTCGCATACGAGCCGCGCCGCACCGACCCCCTCATCGACCTGCGCTTCTTCGGCTCGGCGCCGTTCAGCGGCGCGACGGTGATCGCGATCAGCGCCTTCGCCGCGCTGGGCGGCTTCCTCTTCCTGTCCACGCTCTACCTCCAGAACGTACGGGGCCTGAACGCCCTGCACGCGGGCGTCTGGATGCTGCCGATGGCCGCGATGACGCTGATCTGCGCCCCGCTGTCGGGCCGCCTGGTGGGCAGCCGGGGCCCGCGCCTTCCGCTCCTGGTCGCGGGGGTCACGATGACGGCGTCCGGAGTCCTCTTCGCCGCCTTCGACGCGGAGACGACGAACGCGACGCTGCTCCTCGGCTACGTCCTCTTCGGCCTCGGCTTCGGCTTCGTGAACGCCCCCATCACCAACACCGCCGTCTCCGGGATGCCGCGCTCCCAGGCGGGCGTCGCCGCAGCCGTCGCCTCCACGAGCCGCCAGATCGGCCAGACCCTGGGCGTCGCGGTCATCGGCGCGGTCCTGGCATCGGGGGTGGGCTCTTCGTCGTACGCGGCCGTCTTCACCGAGGCGAGCCGCCCCGCCTGGTGGATCATCGCGGGCTGCGGCCTCGCGGTCCTGCTCCTCGGGGCCCTGACCAGCGGCCACTGGGCGAGGGAGACGGCACGGCGGACGGCGGAGCGCCTTGAGGCCATGCCGCAGGGACCGCGCGCGGACACGGCACGCCCGGACCGGCGCTCGGCACGGCCCTGA
- a CDS encoding AAA family ATPase, with protein sequence MTDLRLITGAPGAGKSTLLAHLRHGRHGPFTVVDFDELPDPDGHLLGIEITSPAASAVWPAYNRLWVRVASMLTRGGRPVLVTCPLTPAEWEAAAAGVTDAPKPQWARLDCEDRDRRARLTARGWHDAEIEEALQDARELRDLIGTEFSTSGRAPSDTASAVAAWLRDGSAP encoded by the coding sequence ATGACGGATCTACGGCTGATCACGGGGGCTCCGGGCGCGGGCAAGTCGACGCTCCTGGCACACCTGCGTCACGGCCGTCACGGCCCTTTCACCGTCGTCGACTTCGATGAACTGCCCGATCCCGACGGCCACTTGCTGGGCATCGAGATCACCTCCCCTGCCGCGAGCGCCGTATGGCCGGCCTACAACCGCCTGTGGGTGCGCGTCGCGAGCATGCTGACGCGTGGCGGCCGACCCGTCCTGGTGACCTGCCCGCTCACCCCGGCCGAATGGGAGGCCGCGGCAGCAGGTGTGACCGATGCGCCCAAGCCCCAGTGGGCGCGCCTGGACTGCGAGGACCGGGACCGCCGCGCACGTCTGACGGCCCGCGGCTGGCACGACGCGGAGATCGAGGAGGCCCTCCAGGACGCGCGGGAACTGCGCGACCTCATCGGCACGGAGTTCTCCACCTCCGGCCGGGCCCCGTCCGACACCGCATCGGCTGTCGCGGCGTGGCTCAGGGACGGGTCCGCGCCGTGA
- a CDS encoding cytochrome P450, with protein sequence MSTVTGPAALSLAEVDLADNDKFTDGTLPWRMFDVLRREDPVHWQPEPAPNSGFWAVTRHEDIVRVDRDPETFTSMRFTNLEEVDEDYIALRRSLLETDGMRHRAMRLILQKQFTPRAVATYETFLRGLTARTLDAALPKGTFDFVKEVSADFPINVLARMLDVPEEDTQQLIDWGNRIIGNTDPDYADVLLESAESEQYRDLPFRSPAALEVFEYGRKLAAKRRGGGGTDLVSTLVNSSPRDGVPLSDTDFDNYFLLLVVAGNETTRHAISHSMLALIDHPDERARLTADPSLIPGGVEECLRWASPVYHFRRTATRDVSLGGKLIKEGDKVVLWFASGNRDADVFPDPYRFDVTRENIDHVTFGKGSPHFCLGNSLARLEMRIMFEELLPRLADIRVAGEVRRVRSNFVNGIKELPVAVTLR encoded by the coding sequence ATGAGTACGGTCACGGGCCCCGCGGCCCTCTCCCTGGCCGAGGTCGACCTCGCCGACAACGACAAGTTCACCGACGGCACGCTGCCCTGGCGGATGTTCGACGTGCTGCGCCGGGAGGACCCCGTCCACTGGCAGCCCGAGCCCGCGCCCAACTCCGGCTTCTGGGCGGTCACCCGGCACGAGGACATCGTGCGCGTGGACCGCGACCCGGAGACCTTCACCTCGATGCGGTTCACGAATCTCGAAGAGGTCGACGAGGACTACATCGCCCTGCGCCGCTCCCTCCTGGAGACCGACGGCATGCGGCACCGGGCGATGCGGCTGATCCTGCAGAAGCAGTTCACTCCGCGCGCGGTCGCGACGTACGAGACGTTCCTGCGTGGGCTGACCGCCCGCACCCTGGACGCGGCGCTCCCCAAGGGCACCTTCGACTTCGTGAAGGAGGTCTCGGCGGACTTCCCGATCAACGTGCTCGCCCGGATGCTCGACGTCCCCGAGGAGGACACCCAGCAGCTCATCGACTGGGGCAACCGCATCATCGGCAACACGGATCCCGACTACGCCGATGTGCTCCTTGAGAGTGCGGAGAGCGAGCAGTATCGCGATCTGCCGTTCCGTTCGCCCGCCGCGCTCGAAGTCTTCGAGTACGGGCGGAAGTTGGCCGCCAAGCGGCGCGGGGGCGGCGGGACCGACCTCGTGAGTACGTTGGTCAACAGCTCGCCCAGGGACGGTGTCCCGCTCTCCGACACCGACTTCGACAACTACTTCCTGCTGCTCGTCGTCGCGGGCAACGAGACGACACGCCACGCCATTTCGCACTCCATGCTCGCGCTGATCGACCACCCGGACGAGCGCGCCAGGCTCACCGCCGATCCCTCGCTCATCCCCGGCGGCGTCGAGGAGTGTCTGCGCTGGGCCTCGCCCGTCTACCACTTCCGGCGGACGGCGACCCGTGACGTATCGCTCGGCGGCAAGCTGATCAAGGAGGGCGACAAGGTGGTGCTGTGGTTCGCCTCGGGGAATCGTGACGCGGACGTCTTCCCGGATCCGTACCGCTTCGACGTGACGCGCGAGAACATCGACCACGTCACCTTCGGCAAGGGCAGCCCACACTTCTGCCTGGGCAACTCCCTGGCCCGCCTGGAGATGCGGATCATGTTCGAGGAGCTGCTGCCGCGGCTCGCGGACATCCGGGTGGCCGGTGAGGTGCGGCGCGTCCGCTCCAACTTCGTGAACGGGATCAAGGAGCTGCCAGTCGCAGTGACGCTGCGGTGA
- the dusB gene encoding tRNA dihydrouridine synthase DusB, protein MEPQLQIGPHAVRPPVVLAPMAGITNAPFRTLCREFSGGKGLFVSEMITTRALVERNEKTMQLIHFDETEKPRSIQLYGVDPATVGKAVRMIAEEDLADHIDLNFGCPVPKVTRKGGGSALPYKRPLLRAILREAVAGAGDLPVTMKMRKGINDEHITFLDAGRIAVEEGVTAIALHGRTAAQHYGGTADWDAIARLKEHVPEIPVLGNGDIWSAADAVRMMKETGCDGVVVGRGCLGRPWLFGDLVAAFEGTGAPKAPDLREVSKVMIRHATLLGEWIGDEARGVIDFRKHVAWYLKGFAVGSEMRKRLAITSSLAELEDGLGELDLDQGWPTGADGPRGRTSGNNRVVLPDGWLKDPYDCAGISEDAELDTSGG, encoded by the coding sequence ATGGAGCCCCAGCTTCAGATCGGCCCGCACGCCGTGCGGCCGCCCGTCGTGCTCGCCCCCATGGCGGGCATTACGAATGCGCCGTTCCGCACCCTGTGCAGGGAGTTCTCCGGCGGCAAGGGCCTCTTCGTCAGCGAGATGATCACGACGCGCGCCCTGGTCGAGCGCAACGAGAAGACCATGCAGCTGATCCACTTCGACGAGACCGAGAAGCCCCGGTCCATCCAGCTGTACGGCGTCGACCCCGCGACGGTCGGCAAGGCGGTCCGCATGATCGCCGAGGAGGACCTCGCCGACCACATCGACCTGAACTTCGGCTGCCCCGTCCCCAAGGTCACCCGCAAGGGCGGCGGCTCCGCGCTCCCGTACAAGAGGCCCCTGCTGCGCGCGATCCTGCGCGAGGCGGTCGCCGGGGCCGGTGACCTGCCGGTCACGATGAAGATGCGCAAGGGCATCAACGACGAGCACATCACCTTCCTCGACGCGGGCCGCATCGCCGTCGAGGAGGGCGTCACGGCCATCGCGCTGCACGGCCGCACGGCCGCCCAGCACTACGGCGGCACCGCCGACTGGGACGCCATCGCCCGCCTCAAGGAGCACGTCCCCGAGATCCCGGTGCTCGGCAACGGCGACATCTGGTCGGCGGCCGACGCGGTCCGCATGATGAAGGAGACCGGCTGCGACGGAGTCGTCGTGGGCCGCGGCTGCCTCGGCCGCCCCTGGCTCTTCGGCGACCTGGTGGCCGCGTTCGAGGGCACGGGCGCGCCCAAGGCCCCGGACCTGCGCGAGGTCTCCAAGGTCATGATCCGCCACGCGACACTGCTCGGCGAGTGGATCGGCGACGAGGCGCGCGGTGTCATCGACTTCCGCAAGCACGTGGCCTGGTACCTGAAGGGCTTCGCGGTCGGCTCCGAGATGCGAAAGCGCCTCGCGATCACCTCGTCCCTGGCCGAACTGGAGGACGGGCTCGGCGAGTTGGACCTCGACCAGGGATGGCCGACGGGCGCGGACGGACCGCGCGGCCGTACGTCGGGCAACAACCGCGTGGTCCTGCCGGACGGCTGGCTGAAGGACCCCTACGACTGTGCGGGCATCAGCGAGGACGCGGAGCTGGACACCTCCGGCGGCTGA
- a CDS encoding helix-turn-helix transcriptional regulator has product MDTAAPAKTDRIRRSELADFLRSRRERITPEQAGLPRGPRRRTPGLRREEVAHLSTVGVTWYTWLEQGRAIHVSAQVLDALCRALMLDAGERAHLFQLAGTADPSPAAEIASVPQGLLRIVTQLEPYPACVQNSRYDVLAYNATYGNLLTDLDVLPPEDRNCMWLTFTHPAWQAAMEDREETMRRMVARFRARMAGHLADPAWKTLLRRMRKASPTFCELWERHEVMQAVDQSKRFNNSLVGPLHFTYHGLWLGPAEGPRLGTYVPADARSQAATEELHRLVKAGRVGSRGDEGRAGRVGSRADGGQ; this is encoded by the coding sequence ATGGACACCGCAGCGCCGGCGAAGACCGACCGTATCCGACGCAGTGAGCTCGCCGACTTCCTGCGCAGCCGCCGCGAGCGCATCACGCCGGAGCAGGCGGGCCTGCCCCGCGGCCCGCGCCGCCGCACGCCCGGCCTGCGCCGCGAGGAGGTCGCGCACCTCTCGACGGTCGGCGTCACCTGGTACACGTGGCTCGAGCAGGGCCGCGCCATCCACGTCTCGGCCCAGGTGCTCGACGCGCTCTGCCGCGCCCTGATGCTGGACGCAGGTGAGCGCGCCCACCTCTTCCAGCTCGCGGGCACCGCCGACCCCTCACCGGCCGCCGAGATCGCGTCGGTCCCGCAGGGCCTGCTGCGGATCGTCACCCAGCTGGAGCCGTACCCGGCGTGCGTGCAGAACTCCCGCTACGACGTCCTCGCCTACAACGCGACGTACGGCAACCTCCTCACCGACCTCGACGTGCTGCCGCCCGAGGACCGCAACTGCATGTGGCTGACCTTCACGCACCCCGCCTGGCAGGCCGCCATGGAGGACCGCGAGGAGACGATGCGCCGGATGGTCGCGAGGTTCCGGGCGCGGATGGCCGGGCATCTCGCGGACCCGGCGTGGAAGACGCTGCTCAGGAGGATGCGCAAGGCATCGCCCACCTTCTGCGAACTGTGGGAGCGGCACGAGGTCATGCAGGCGGTGGACCAGTCGAAACGGTTCAACAATTCGCTCGTGGGCCCGCTGCACTTCACGTACCACGGGCTGTGGCTCGGCCCGGCCGAGGGCCCGCGCCTCGGTACGTACGTCCCGGCGGACGCGCGCTCGCAGGCGGCCACGGAGGAGCTGCACCGCCTGGTGAAGGCCGGGCGCGTGGGCAGTCGCGGGGACGAGGGACGAGCCGGGCGCGTGGGCAGTCGCGCGGATGGGGGACAATAG
- a CDS encoding glycine--tRNA ligase, whose amino-acid sequence MAADKIDSIVSLSKRRGFVYPCSEIYGGQRAAWDYGPLGVELKENLKRQWWRYMVTSREDVVGIDSSVILATEVWQASGHVATFSDPLTECLSCHKRHRADHLEEAYEAKHNRPPESLADVNCPNCGTKGQFTEPKQFSGMLSTHLGPTQDSGSIAYLRPETAQGIFTNFGQVQQTSRKKPPFGIAQMGKSFRNEITPGNFIFRTREFEQMEMEFFVKPGEDEKWQEYWMEQRWNWYTGLGLREENMRWFEHPKEKLSHYSKRTADIEYRFRFGGSEWGELEGVANRTDYDLSAHSKASGQDLSYFDQEAGERWTPYVIEPAAGVGRTMLAFLLDSYIEDEAPNAKGKLEKRTVMRFDHRIAPVKVAVLPLSRNPELSPKAKGLATALRQNWNIDFDDAGAIGRRYRRQDEIGTPYCVTVDFDTLDDNAVTVRERDSMKQERVSLDQIEGYLASRLVGC is encoded by the coding sequence GTGGCCGCCGACAAGATCGACAGCATCGTCAGCCTGAGCAAGCGCCGTGGCTTTGTTTACCCGTGCAGTGAGATCTACGGCGGCCAGCGTGCCGCCTGGGATTACGGGCCGCTCGGCGTCGAGCTCAAGGAGAACCTCAAGCGCCAGTGGTGGCGCTACATGGTCACCTCGCGCGAGGACGTAGTCGGCATCGACTCGTCGGTGATCCTGGCCACGGAGGTCTGGCAGGCCTCGGGTCACGTCGCGACGTTCTCCGACCCGCTGACCGAGTGCCTGTCCTGCCACAAGCGCCACCGCGCCGACCACCTGGAAGAGGCGTACGAGGCCAAGCACAACCGTCCGCCCGAGAGCCTGGCCGACGTCAACTGCCCCAACTGCGGCACCAAGGGCCAGTTCACCGAGCCCAAGCAGTTCTCCGGCATGCTCTCCACGCACCTCGGCCCCACGCAGGACAGCGGCTCCATCGCGTACCTGCGCCCCGAGACCGCGCAGGGCATCTTCACCAACTTCGGCCAGGTCCAGCAGACTTCGCGCAAGAAGCCGCCGTTCGGCATCGCGCAGATGGGCAAGTCCTTCCGCAACGAGATCACGCCCGGCAACTTCATCTTCCGGACCCGCGAGTTCGAGCAGATGGAGATGGAGTTCTTCGTCAAGCCGGGCGAGGACGAGAAGTGGCAGGAGTACTGGATGGAGCAGCGCTGGAACTGGTACACCGGCCTGGGCCTGCGCGAGGAGAACATGCGGTGGTTCGAGCACCCGAAGGAGAAGCTCTCCCACTACTCGAAGCGCACCGCTGACATCGAGTACCGCTTCCGCTTCGGCGGCAGCGAGTGGGGCGAGCTGGAGGGTGTCGCCAACCGCACGGACTACGACCTCTCCGCGCACTCCAAGGCCTCGGGCCAGGACCTGTCCTACTTCGACCAGGAGGCCGGCGAGCGCTGGACTCCGTACGTCATCGAGCCCGCGGCGGGCGTCGGCCGCACCATGCTGGCGTTCCTGCTCGACTCCTACATCGAGGACGAGGCCCCGAACGCCAAGGGCAAGCTGGAGAAGCGGACGGTCATGCGCTTCGACCACCGCATCGCGCCGGTGAAGGTCGCGGTGCTCCCGCTCTCCCGCAACCCGGAGCTCTCGCCCAAGGCCAAGGGCCTCGCGACGGCCCTGCGGCAGAACTGGAACATCGACTTCGACGACGCGGGTGCCATCGGCCGCCGCTACCGCCGCCAGGACGAGATCGGCACGCCGTACTGCGTGACGGTCGACTTCGACACCCTGGACGACAACGCGGTCACGGTGCGCGAGCGCGACTCGATGAAGCAGGAGCGGGTCTCCCTCGACCAGATCGAGGGCTACCTCGCTTCGCGCCTGGTGGGCTGCTGA
- a CDS encoding protein-tyrosine phosphatase family protein, with protein MTATWAPTASGVLRLPSGRLIRGRGLRHPLPEGPTPDFALYLLGKEPPAVDWQSQWIHWPDFRLPKDRRATATALREALERSEKERVEIACGGGLGRTGTALACMAVLDDVPSTEAVAYVREHYAPRAVETPWQKRFVRRFAPAQGAE; from the coding sequence ATGACTGCGACTTGGGCCCCCACCGCATCAGGCGTACTACGCCTCCCCTCGGGCCGCCTCATCCGCGGCCGAGGCCTCCGCCACCCGCTCCCGGAAGGCCCGACCCCGGACTTCGCCCTGTACCTCCTGGGCAAGGAACCCCCCGCCGTCGACTGGCAGTCCCAGTGGATCCACTGGCCGGACTTCCGCCTCCCCAAGGACCGCCGGGCGACGGCCACCGCCCTGCGCGAGGCGCTGGAGCGATCGGAGAAGGAACGGGTCGAGATCGCATGCGGCGGCGGCCTGGGACGCACGGGCACGGCACTGGCCTGCATGGCGGTACTGGACGACGTGCCGAGCACCGAGGCGGTCGCGTACGTCCGGGAGCACTATGCGCCACGGGCGGTGGAGACACCGTGGCAGAAGAGGTTCGTGCGGCGGTTCGCGCCGGCGCAGGGCGCGGAATGA
- a CDS encoding glutamine synthetase family protein, whose protein sequence is MVRVIYPDLIGADRGRDILVGHLPSACTHGLSFCRAVYHTSPQGDVVPVAGGLDAGLPDVSVRPDLSTLQALPWEPGVAWCLGDTFDPATGEPAPESPRALLRRVLARAEEYAGSPVTPVVGPELEYFLCEADPTTPSGWSLYGGATGNVYSAGRRGDPDGHLLRTLRSLDGLGIGVIAGNHEFDGGQFEINLGHSDALDAADRAFRFKAAVKETARREGRLATFMAKPFNGLGGSGFHLHISLVDGAGLNVFEDPGASDGLSATARHAIAGLLRHAPALSALLNPTINSYKRFGPDTLAPWLIDWGLDNRSAMLRIPPERGAGTRLELRLGDASANPYLVVAGTVAALLLGIRDKSEPPAPLEGYGYQEDSAPRLPATLGAALDALEADEALTGLLGEAFTDAFLTYKRNEIERFQQHVTDWEFTEYAFLI, encoded by the coding sequence GTGGTCCGCGTCATCTACCCCGACCTCATCGGAGCCGACCGCGGCCGGGACATCCTCGTAGGACACCTGCCGAGCGCCTGCACCCACGGCCTCTCCTTCTGCCGCGCCGTCTACCACACCAGTCCCCAGGGCGACGTGGTCCCCGTCGCAGGCGGCCTCGACGCCGGGCTCCCCGACGTCTCCGTACGGCCCGATCTGTCCACCCTCCAGGCGCTGCCCTGGGAACCCGGCGTCGCCTGGTGCCTCGGGGACACCTTCGATCCCGCCACCGGCGAGCCCGCCCCGGAGTCGCCACGCGCCCTGCTGCGGCGGGTACTTGCGCGCGCCGAGGAGTACGCCGGCAGCCCCGTCACCCCTGTCGTCGGCCCCGAGCTCGAGTACTTTCTGTGCGAGGCCGACCCCACCACCCCCTCGGGGTGGTCCCTGTACGGCGGCGCCACCGGCAACGTATACAGCGCGGGGCGACGCGGCGACCCGGACGGCCACCTCCTGCGCACCCTGCGCAGCCTGGACGGTCTCGGCATCGGCGTCATCGCGGGCAACCACGAATTCGACGGCGGGCAGTTCGAGATCAACCTCGGCCACTCCGACGCCCTGGACGCCGCCGACCGCGCCTTCCGCTTCAAGGCCGCCGTCAAGGAGACGGCCCGCCGCGAGGGGCGGCTCGCGACCTTCATGGCCAAGCCGTTCAACGGACTCGGCGGATCCGGCTTCCATCTGCACATCTCACTGGTCGACGGCGCCGGACTCAACGTGTTCGAGGACCCGGGGGCATCCGACGGTCTCTCCGCCACCGCTCGGCACGCCATCGCCGGACTCCTGCGGCACGCGCCCGCGCTCAGCGCCCTGCTCAACCCCACCATCAACTCCTACAAGCGCTTCGGCCCCGACACCCTCGCCCCCTGGCTGATCGACTGGGGGCTGGACAACCGCAGCGCCATGCTCCGGATACCGCCCGAGAGGGGCGCCGGGACCCGGCTCGAACTGCGGCTCGGCGACGCCTCCGCCAATCCCTATCTCGTCGTCGCCGGGACCGTCGCCGCCCTGCTCCTCGGCATCCGCGACAAGTCGGAGCCGCCCGCCCCGCTGGAGGGCTACGGCTACCAGGAGGACTCCGCGCCCCGCCTCCCCGCCACGCTCGGCGCCGCGCTCGACGCCCTGGAGGCCGACGAGGCGCTGACCGGGCTCCTGGGCGAGGCGTTCACCGACGCCTTCCTCACGTACAAGCGCAACGAGATCGAACGCTTCCAACAGCACGTCACCGACTGGGAGTTCACGGAGTACGCCTTTCTTATCTGA